In Gossypium hirsutum isolate 1008001.06 chromosome D06, Gossypium_hirsutum_v2.1, whole genome shotgun sequence, one genomic interval encodes:
- the LOC107963707 gene encoding uncharacterized protein, with product MMMARIPVRFNKIAAAFDEAARASTVVARQCESSSGSDHSSEDLSDLSDLVNSFIETGDHEGNKTAPEKEDDEHDDGSESEPEGYWSETKDALKQLVKNKGDNVKVKIVGLVELACRNVLAMSSEGFKRRIMSDLRDNGFDAGLCKSRWEKFGRHPAGRHEYIDVNVNRTRYIIELNLGGEFEIARPTTSYDSLIQIFPRIFAGKPEELKQITRLMCKSMRESMKSKGLKVPPWRRLGYMQAKWFAHYKRTTNDENLDKNASKNVATATKRSVGFEELPAVSFYCRDGFVANSKIGLKVGYLSAAFMQS from the exons atgatgATGGCGAGGATTCCGGTGAGGTTCAATAAGATAGCGGCGGCTTTTGACGAGGCGGCACGTGCGTCGACGGTGGTAGCACGGCAATGCGAGAGTAGTAGCGGAAGTGATCATTCGTCGGAAGATTTGTCAGATCTTTCGGACCTTGTAAATTCTTTTATCGAAACTGGTGATCATGAGGGTAATAAGACGGCGCCGGAGAAGGAAGATGATGAGCATGATGATGGGTCGGAGTCGGAGCCGGAGGGTTATTGGTCGGAGACCAAAGATGCTTTAAAGCAATTGGTGAAGAACAAAGGTGATAACGTGAAGGTCAAGATCGTCGGACTTGTAGAGCTGGCTTGCCGGAATGTTTTGGCTATGTCGTCGGAGGGTTTTAAACGTCGGATTATGTCTGATTTGAGAGATAATGGCTTTGATGCTG GACTGTGCAAATCACGGTGGGAGAAATTCGGGAGGCACCCAGCCGGACGTCACGAATACATAGACGTGAACGTGAACCGGACTCGTTACATCATCGAACTCAACCTCGGCGGTGAGTTCGAAATAGCTCGACCAACAACGAGTTACGACTCACTTATCCAGATTTTCCCACGGATTTTCGCCGGTAAGCCAGAAGAGCTTAAGCAAATCACGAGATTGATGTGTAAATCGATGAGGGAATCGATGAAAAGTAAGGGACTGAAAGTGCCACCTTGGAGAAGACTTGGGTACATGCAGGCTAAATGGTTTGCTCATTATAAACGTACAACAAATGACGAAAACTTGGATAAAAATGCTTCAAAGAATGTAGCAACGGCGACGAAGAGATCGGTTGGGTTCGAGGAATTACCGGCGGTTTCATTTTATTGCAGAGATGGTTTCGTTGCTAATAGTAAAATTGGTTTGAAAGTTGGTTATTTGAGTGCTGCGTTTATGCAGTCATAG